TTATATCTTTAAACACTAATAGAGCTTCAGTGTCTTTGAAGCAAAAATTGTAAGTTGTAAAAATACAATTATTCTTATATAGCATTGTAACATTTTTGACAGATTTCTTGTGTCAGTGcagttttttattaatttttgtgtctctttttgaaatgtgtattCTAATTCGTTCAGCGATAGTTGCTTGGAGGACAATGTCAGTTTAATTCCAATTAATGGAAAGAATAAACTGACTCACAGAGTGAGGCTGGATTACAAACTAGACAATTACAACACCGCGCATTAGCAGGCCTGATCAATTTAAACAGACACAATGGtaaatgcatttcatttgtgTAGCACTTCTCCACTGATTTAGCAGCCTCCAAAGTACTTCATCCGAATTGATCTTTCCCTTTTGGTTCCCCAGGAACAAAAGCATGGTGTGTGTCGCACTTCTCACCCCTAACTTTGGTTCACCGGGAAAGAGGCTCCCAGACTGGGAAAGAGCATTTACTGTGGAACAGTGGACAAGAATTTGACGAACTCACAGATTAATGACAAAGTAGTCCACATATATGTTGCAGAAAACTTTAAAAGGTGTTCACACGATATCCTGAGGGCAAATGTTTCAGGAATATGAGATCCCATACTCACAACAGGAGGCTACCACATGAAGACACCTGGATAAGGTGTCTTTATCACTGAGTATCTCTATTAAAGATACTCAATTCAGGCCAACAGGTTGTTCACATAACCCTCAAAGTCATGAAGGCAGAATGTTGAATGTCTTCTTAAAGAGAGTTCCCAAACCTGTTCCCTTAAAAATGACACCAACTTATGCATGTATTGGTTCTTGCTGACAGCAAATATTATCAAAGGGCGTGTATCCTGAAAGAATAGCAACGCTTCGACTGTTACCACAGTCAGAGTACCACCCCTTTGAGCAACCTGAACATACCCAGTCAGCTACGAGCCACTCACAACATCCTCCCTGCACCGTGGCCTTGTCTTGGTGGAacgggttgtgtgtgtgtgtgtgtgtgtgatatataTATGGAGTCACCAAAGGCAAATAGTTCTGAAGTGAAGACCAACGCAAAAGTCTAACAAACACGATCATGTACTCTGTCCTAACAAGGACTGGGTCCATCTGGAGGAGTGGTGTTTGCTGTTGAGTGCCAGGTAGAGCCCGACACCGAGAAGTCTGCAAAACCCAGTCTGACACAGCCTGAAAAGCTACTAGAGGGGGCCtgggggttagggttagggttaaagGGTTAGCCAAAGTAACatagtttaaaaaacaaacaaacttgtttttcatttattttcaaaataagaccaTACACAAATGACTTTCTCATTTTTATTACCAGGTTTATTACTTTCCAAGACTGTAATGATCTTAAGACTGTCCAGTGAATTTAGGTTTATTTTCCTTAAaaattgtttcttttcctcatcAAGTAGAAAACGTCATTTGAAACACGATTACAGTAGACTGAAGGAAAAGAGAAGCGGTGACTCCCATGCTCTGAGACATTACGTAGAAAATGCTGGGATAAACTAGCTTTTGCTTCCTTCTCTGTGCACAGTCACTTTGACCACGGCTGGTGAGACGTCAACAGAGTTATAGACAGTCACAAAATTGTTACGATGTCAACATTTCAAGCTACAGCCCCCATCATGAATCGAGACAGAAATCCGTTGCGTCCTAACTGACAATGGAGATCTCGTTTTAAAGTTGTCTCTTACAGGAAACGGTAGacgaggcagacacacacaaagcatgTTCGGCTCCATATTGTAGAAAATTGTACTACTTCTGAGTGGCTAAAACATAGAAGTGACAAGTGGGTGTAAACATTTATTCATCGtcgtcatcgtcgtcgtcgtcatcatcatcatcgtcatcatcatcatcgtcgtcatcatcgtcgtcatcttcatcatcatcatcgtcatcatcgtcgtcatcatcgtcgtcatcatcatcgtcgtcgtcatcgtcatcatcatcatcgtcatcgtcgtcatcttcatcctcatcgtCATCATCTGGATCGATCTTCCCTGACAGAACGTCGTCGATCCACTGCTCCAGCTCGTCCGCCGTGGGCATGTCGTCGTCATCGTCCATTTCCATCCAGACACTGTCAGCCTGCCGAGGAgagacacacccacacaaacaaaatgtgatAGTGTAGAAGCTTGAAGCCTGATCTCACAAGCTCAGAATATTATTTGAGGCTATTATATTTCTCTAAAAGCttattttaaatctgttttaattacattttgttGGCACTGATGTGTTAACATGGCCAGTAaccaacaaaaataaacaatacagaGATCACTGCTGGACAAAAAAATGGCAGAACCAAACAGCCATTGTCACAACTCTCTCACTATACGGTTCTGCTACTTACAGATAAAGTCAATCAGACACCTGGTAACTGGCTGTTATATTAAACAGTAATTaaacattttgtcctcaaagCTCATAAGccataaaaaatgaataattgaaAGTAATGTTAGCAAATTTGACTAACGCCAAATTGTGAAGAATTGACGGCTAGGTCAGCACATCTCCAATACTCGATGGAAGGTAAAGGCAGCAAATTGCTGACAGGGATCACATTCTGCCAAGGCTCATTAACAGAACAACCACTGTTCAGGAGAAAAGACTGGTTGACAACTCGGAAAGGACATGTGACACCAAGCACTAAATGCTTTTTGGGACGAAGTGCAAAAACCTTAGTGGTCTGAGGATCCACCAGGCCTCCGTACGATGGGTGCAGAAGTTATATGCCTCACACCACACAGGAATCAGACCTGGCCAGTTCCAGGAGAAACTCAATCACAGTTCTCAAAACTCAGTTATACAAGATTCAAATCCACGAAGGCCATCAGAACCATAGATCATACAGGCAAGTGGACCCGAGTCAACAGAGCAAAGGAGCGGTCCCAGTTTAATGACAGCATCAGCAACATATTGGAAGTAATGGCCAAAGGAGATGCTGACCAATCCCTCCACATAATGGTCACCAGCTAAATAAGTAGAGTAGTTGACAGAATTTGGCTGGaggagaaaagagcagcaaaacATTCCAATATCAAGAACAACCAGGCAAATGGAATTCCTCAGCTAAGGGCAAGAGTTGAAGGTCTTGAGAAATCAATTCAAGAAAGCAAGGGAGGAAGAAAAGGGTCCTCACAAAGGCCTGCCAACGTCCTTCACAAGAAGCTCGTGTCCTTGAGGAGAGCTGAGAAGCAAAGGAAAACCTCTATGCAAGGTTTAAGAACTGCTCAAGGACACTCAACAAGCTCTGGAGGATTATGAAGGCAGCATGGAGGAGGGGAAAAGTGGTAGACCAGGGGCAGTTAAAGGAAGGGGGGTGGATTCTGAAGGGGGAAAAGTGACAATATCCAACAGTTCAGAACCATCTTCCTGCTCAGTATTGAAGGAAGGATATTCTTCAATATTCTTGCCAGACAGACTACCTCCGGAACTTTGACTTCTTGGTCCAGGCAGGAGGACTCCAGGTACCAGGGTCCCTGGACTATACAGGTGTTCATTCCGGTTGCTCTGTGCCTGGATCTACTGGTCCATAAGCAACAAGTTTATGGAAGAGGTGCCGCACCGGCAACACATCCCAAGTACGAGACTTCAATCTGGATTACCACACTGGCTTCACTCTGAAAGTCTCTTTATGTTCCATAACACTGAACTGACATAAGCTGGAGAAGGGAATCTGGATGCACCATTTCAGTCAATATTTTGTGTCAGTGAACATGCCGGTAAAGTCTGCTGAGAGTCGGTAACGAGAGCCTTCAGGAAGCCTGAATGAGCTGCAGAATTAACAGATAATCTCTGCGTTACGCAGATGATGCAACACAGTGCATAACGCAATTGAAttccatttaaaaaagcaaaaaatatcaGTTATATTTCATATTCAGGTTAGATAATAAGAGCACATTTCACTTTGCTTTACAAATAACTCAGAACAGTGCAAGCTGAGTAAACCACAAGTCTCATGAACCATCAAAAACTTAGCTTACGTCTTCAACGTCCACTACTCCGatctgaggagaggagaggtcaATACGGAAGGTTTTCTCCCAGTATGGGACCAGCTGAAAAATCACAAACAGACACAGGGAAGAATATTGTCAAATGTATATTTTTCAATGACGTAGCTAATGTGAACATCCTTCAAATCACTTTAggcagaaaaatgtttttaccAGGGGGAAATCGTCGGGGTCGATCCAGATGATGCTGAGGTTGGGGTTGTCATTGTTCTCGCGTGCCACCTCCTTCAGGATTTCCAGGAATTCAAAACCATCTAGGAATGAAGTTTCATATGATGAGACGTGCCCGACTCACACACTGACGTTTCTTCTGAGCCCATTTCTGTTTGAATCGTTCCGAAAAGAGGACAGCACTGAGGTCAAAGATTACCGGGGTCATCCTCCTCTGCGAATGCCACAATGTGCTCTCCATCAATGTCATCCTCCTGTGGacacaatgaaaatgtaatgtaaAGGAGTTTCATGTGTTTCTACTGGACTCACTCTGAACAGAAATACTATACAGGATGGAAGTTCGATCAATATCATTAAAAAGAGAGAATTATTCGCCACCTTACCCAGATTTCATACATGCTGTGAGGCTCCAGCTTCCTCAGAGTGGGCCTGAAAAGGTCAAATCATCAAATATCAAATTCACAAGAAACCTATAGAGCTTAAAAAGAGTTGTGTGCCCTATTTAAGTAGTATTGATTTTATGGCGCAACTACTTTGTATGAATCATGTGTGAGTACCTCTTATGGTCTCACCTGTCATGCTGTTCGATGTACTCAACGAGCTCAGACTCGATGTAGGGCTTTCCTGGAATGGTGACGGGTTCCTCCATGAAAGGCTCGTAGAAGTCGACTTCGTTCATCTTCAGTTTCAGCCTCCTGGCAATCTGGAAAGGAGGAAAACTCCAAGAGTTAAGAAAAAATATGTGTCTCAAGGCTTAGTCTGTAAGCTCCTGatgatttgttttaatgttttttggaAGACATTTCCCAGTCCGcacacaaaaaaggaaaagaaacactcAAACGTATCAACCTTCGCATCAAATGTGGCGAAGAATTTGACGAAGGGATGGAACTCTTCAGCAGCGTCATCATACTCGATGAAATCTAacgaaaggaagaaaaacacaaatcccAGGTAAGAGCAGCTAAGAGACATTTTTTTGGGGTGTT
The nucleotide sequence above comes from Salarias fasciatus chromosome 3, fSalaFa1.1, whole genome shotgun sequence. Encoded proteins:
- the casq1b gene encoding calsequestrin-1b isoform X1, producing the protein MKWGWVFLGVFLSLGALSWGEKGLEIPEYDGKDRVHTLTAKNYKSIMKKYDVMVIYYHKNVAGNRSAMKQLQIEELALELITSQAAIIFQLAAQVLDDLDDEDIGFGLVDEKKDSAVAKKLGLDEVESIYIFADNEIIEYDGELAADTLVEFIYDVIEDPVEIIDNERELKGFYNMDEVIKLVGYFKNEKSLHFIEYDDAAEEFHPFVKFFATFDAKIARRLKLKMNEVDFYEPFMEEPVTIPGKPYIESELVEYIEQHDRPTLRKLEPHSMYEIWEDDIDGEHIVAFAEEDDPDGFEFLEILKEVARENNDNPNLSIIWIDPDDFPLLVPYWEKTFRIDLSSPQIGVVDVEDADSVWMEMDDDDDMPTADELEQWIDDVLSGKIDPDDDDEDEDDDDDDDDDDDDDDDDDDDDDDDDDDDDDDEDDDDDDDDDDDDDDDDDDDDDDDDE
- the casq1b gene encoding calsequestrin-1b isoform X2, with translation MKWGWVFLGVFLSLGALSWGEKGLEIPEYDGKDRVHTLTAKNYKSIMKKYDVMVIYYHKNVAGNRSAMKQLQIEELALELAAQVLDDLDDEDIGFGLVDEKKDSAVAKKLGLDEVESIYIFADNEIIEYDGELAADTLVEFIYDVIEDPVEIIDNERELKGFYNMDEVIKLVGYFKNEKSLHFIEYDDAAEEFHPFVKFFATFDAKIARRLKLKMNEVDFYEPFMEEPVTIPGKPYIESELVEYIEQHDRPTLRKLEPHSMYEIWEDDIDGEHIVAFAEEDDPDGFEFLEILKEVARENNDNPNLSIIWIDPDDFPLLVPYWEKTFRIDLSSPQIGVVDVEDADSVWMEMDDDDDMPTADELEQWIDDVLSGKIDPDDDDEDEDDDDDDDDDDDDDDDDDDDDDDDDDDDDDDEDDDDDDDDDDDDDDDDDDDDDDDDE